A single window of Ficedula albicollis isolate OC2 chromosome 8, FicAlb1.5, whole genome shotgun sequence DNA harbors:
- the ACADM gene encoding medium-chain specific acyl-CoA dehydrogenase, mitochondrial yields the protein MLHTSFAVEQTNRETFMEFIWLKRAIKAEPKHPDEVLPPVTFPRRRLQDRREAPAARAPNSGSPQQMLQTIAGHGWRSYSSKPAQNLHVGKPGAGFSFELTDEQKEFQATARKFAVEEIIPVAAQYDKTGEYPVPLIKRAWELGLMNSHIPESCGGLGLGSFEACLITEELAYGCTGVQTAIEANSLGQMPVIIAGNEHQQKKYLGRMTEEPMMCAYCVTEPGAGSDVAGIKTKAEKKGDEYVINGQKMWITNGGKANWYFLLARTNPDPKAPASKAFTGFIVEADSPGIQIGRKEMNMGQRCSDTRGIVFEDVRVPKENVLIGEGAGFKIAMGAFDKTRPPVAAGAVGLAKRALDEATRYALERKTFGKPIVEHQAVSFLLAEMAMKVELARMAYQRAAWEVDAGRRNTYYASIAKAFAGDIANQVAADAVQIFGGNGFNTEYPVEKLMRDAKIYQIYEGTAQIQRMIIAREHVGKFKA from the exons GAGCAATTAAAGCAGAGCCCAAACACCCTGATGAAGTTCTGCCCCCGGTGACCTTCCCGCGGCGCCGGCTGCAGGACCGGCGGGAAGCTCCCGCTGCACGCGCCCCGAACAGCGGCAGCCCACAG caAATGCTTCAAACCATTGCAGGGCATGGATGGAGGTCCTATTCTAGTAAACCTGCTCAAAACTTACATGTAGGCAAACCTGGAGCTGGCTTTAGCTTTG aacttACTGATGAACAGAAAGAGTTTCAAGCTACTGCTCGTAAATTTGCTGTGGAGGAAATTATTCCTGTTGCTGCACAGTATGACAAAACTGGAGAG TATCCTGTTCCACTTATAAAACGGGCTTGGGAGCTTGGTCTTATGAATTCACACATACCAGAAAGCTGTG GTGGCCTTGGCCTTGGCAGTTTTGAAGCGTGCCTTATTACAGAAGAGTTAGCTTATGGATGTACAGGGGTTCAAACTGCCATTGAAGCAAACTCCCTAGGG CAAATGCCAGTTATCATTGCAGGAAATGAACAtcagcagaaaaaatacttaGGAAGAATGACAGAGGAACCAATGATGTGT GCGTACTGTGTaacagagcctggagcaggctcTGATGTGGCTGGTATAAAAACAAAGGCTgagaagaaaggagatgaaTATGTTATTAACGGTCAGAAGATGTGGATCACAAATGGGGGAAAAGCAAACTG GTATTTTTTGCTAGCACGTACCAATCCAGATCCAAAAGCTCCTGCAAGCAAAGCCTTTACTGGATTCATTGTGGAAGCAGACAGCCCAGGGATCCAAATTGGAAGAAAg GAAATGAATATGGGTCAACGCTGCTCAGATACAAGAGGCATTGTCTTTGAAGATGTGAGAGTaccaaaagaaaatgtattgaTAGGTGAAGGAGCCGGCTTTAAAATTGCAATGGGAGCTTTTGATAAGACCAGACCACCT GTAGCAGCTGGTGCTGTTGGATTAGCAAAAAGAGCCCTCGATGAAGCTACTAGATACGCTTTGGAGAGAAAAACCTTTGGGAAACCAATTGTTGAA CATCAAGCAGTGTCTTTCTTGCTTGCTGAAATGGCAATGAAAGTTGAACTCGCTAGGATGGCTTACCAGAGAGCTGCATGGGAAGTTGATGCTGGTCGCAGGAATACGTACTATGCTTCCATTGCGAAGGCATTTGCTGGTGACATTGCAAACCAAGTAGCTGCAGATGCAGTAcagatttttggaggaaatGGATTTAATACTGAATATCCTGTAGAAAAACTAATGAGGGATGCTAAAATCTACCAG ATTTATGAGGGAACTGCTCAGATTCAAAGGATGATCATAGCTCGTGAACATGTTGGCAAATTTAAGGCTTAA